A stretch of Passer domesticus isolate bPasDom1 chromosome 23, bPasDom1.hap1, whole genome shotgun sequence DNA encodes these proteins:
- the HINFP gene encoding histone H4 transcription factor isoform X2, giving the protein MPPGRAAVVLRCEWQRCSFAAAEMEEFCGHAAQHLQQPVPGQQRGDTDPLEEYTCLWQGCGFCCPESPAELLRHVLFHCYHTKLKQWGLRALQGQPQLSPCQLGCHSRNIIPDIQEGFLCLWEYCERSFDNPEWFYRHVEDHSFCSEYKAAGKENHVLLCGWKDCNCSFKGRCKLREHLRSHTQEKVVACPTCGGMFANNTKFFDHIRRQTALEEQRFQCSHCSKRFATERLLRDHMRNHVNHYKCPLCDMTCPLPSSLRNHIRFRHSEERPFKCDYCDYSCKNLIDLRKHLDTHSKEPAYRCEFEACSFSARSLCSIKLHYRKVHEGDSEPRYKCHVCDKCFTRGNNLTVHLRKKHQFKWPSGHPRFRYREHEDGYMRLQLVRYESVELTEQLLKDRERRGEALDGSSECVVLPEGEGNLQGILLEPAANPAPAENSTSELPAPPALCSAPSPEPARPSPIPGASSSSSSEQGGSSTSSPIIRVVSRTNEQGQSETVYYVLASTASEQQATAAPGLELEENVMDRLQKTAEELGIQIL; this is encoded by the exons ATGCCGCCCGGCCGCGCGGCCGTGGTGCTGCGGTGCGAGTGGCAGCGGTGCTCGTTCGCGGCCGCGGAGATGGAGGAGTTCTGCGGGCATGCGgcgcagcacctgcagcagcccgTGCCCGGCCAGCAGCGCGGCGACACGGACCCGCTGG aGGAGTACACGTGCCTGTGGCAGGGCTGCGGGTTCTGCTGCCCGGAGAGCCCGGCCGAGCTGCTGCGCCACGTGCTGTTCCACTGCTACCACACCAAGCTGAAGCAGTGGGGGCTGCGcgccctgcagggccagccccagctcagcccctgccagctgGGCTGCCACAGCAGGAACATCATCCCCGACATCCAGGAGGGCTTCCTGTGCCTCTGGGAGTACTGCGAG AGGTCCTTTGACAACCCCGAGTGGTTCTACCGGCACGTGGAGGATCACAGCTTCTGCTCCGAGTAcaaggcagcaggcaaggagAACCACGTGCTGCTCTGCGGCTGGAAAG ACTGCAACTGCAGCTTCAAGGGCCGCTGCAAGCTGCGGGAGCACCTGCGCAGCCACACGCAGGAGAAGGTGGTGGCCTGTCCCACCTGTGGGGGGATGTTTGCCAACAACACCAAGTTCTTCGACCACATCCGCCGCCAGACTGCCCTGGAGG agcagaggttTCAGTGCTCCCACTGCTCCAAGAGGTTTGCCACCGAGCGGCTGCTCCGCGACCACATGAGGAACCAcg TGAACCACTACAAGTGCCCCCTGTGTGACATGACCTGCCCGCTGCCCTCCTCGCTGCGCAACCACATCCGCTTCCGGCACAGCGAGGAGCGCCCCTTCAAGTGTGACTACTGTGACTACAG CTGCAAGAACCTCATTGACCTGCGGAAGCACCTGGACACGCACAGCAAGGAGCCGGCGTACCGCTGCGAGTTCGAGGCCTGCAGCTTCTCTGCCCGCTCCCTCTGCTCCATCAAACTGCACTACAGGAAGGTCCACGAG GGTGACTCCGAGCCCCGGTACAAGTGCCACGTGTGTGACAAGTGCTTCACACGGGGGAACAACCTCACTGTCCACCTCAGGAAGAAGCACCAGTTCAAATGGCCCTCGGGACATCCTCGCTTCAG GTACAGGGAGCACGAGGATGGCTACATGAGGCTGCAGCTGGTGCGCTACGAGAGCGTGGagctcacagagcagctgctcaaGGACAGGGAGAGGCGTGGGGAGGCTCTGGATGGCTCCAGCGAGTGCGTGGTGCTGCCTGAGGGCGAGGGCAACCTGCAGGGCATCCTTCTGGAGCCTGCAGCAAACCCTGCCCCAGCAGAGAACAGCACATCAGAGCTGCCTgcgcccccagccctgtgctctgctcccagccctgagccagcacggcccagccccatcccaggagcttcctcctcctcctcctcagagcaaggaggcagcagcaccagcagccccatCATCCGTGTGGTGAGCAGGACCAACGAGCAGGGCCAGAGTGAGACTGTCTATTACGTGCTGGCCAGCACAGCCTCAGAGCAGCAGGCCACAGCAGCCCCGGgcctggagctggaggagaaCGTCATGGACAGGCTGCAGAAaacagctgaggagctgggcaTCCAGATCCTGTGA
- the HINFP gene encoding histone H4 transcription factor isoform X1, which translates to MSGAALCQCSEQLSVCLSVCPCPVQLFVCPCSEQLSVCLSQRSSLSACVSVSSCRSVCQSVCPRAALCQCSEELSVCLSVRSCQSVCPCPEQLSVCVSMPSCLSVSLSVCPRGALCQPVCPCPAVCVSVFRAAVSLCDRVQLSVCLSRGAVCQSVCPCPEQLSVSLSVCAEEYTCLWQGCGFCCPESPAELLRHVLFHCYHTKLKQWGLRALQGQPQLSPCQLGCHSRNIIPDIQEGFLCLWEYCERSFDNPEWFYRHVEDHSFCSEYKAAGKENHVLLCGWKDCNCSFKGRCKLREHLRSHTQEKVVACPTCGGMFANNTKFFDHIRRQTALEEQRFQCSHCSKRFATERLLRDHMRNHVNHYKCPLCDMTCPLPSSLRNHIRFRHSEERPFKCDYCDYSCKNLIDLRKHLDTHSKEPAYRCEFEACSFSARSLCSIKLHYRKVHEGDSEPRYKCHVCDKCFTRGNNLTVHLRKKHQFKWPSGHPRFRYREHEDGYMRLQLVRYESVELTEQLLKDRERRGEALDGSSECVVLPEGEGNLQGILLEPAANPAPAENSTSELPAPPALCSAPSPEPARPSPIPGASSSSSSEQGGSSTSSPIIRVVSRTNEQGQSETVYYVLASTASEQQATAAPGLELEENVMDRLQKTAEELGIQIL; encoded by the exons ATGTCCGGAGCAGCTCTCTGTCAGTGTTCAGAgcagctgtctgtctgtctgtctgtgtgtccatGTCCAGTGCAGCTCTTTGTCTGTCCGTGTTCAGAgcagctgtctgtctgtctgtcccagaGGAGCTCTCTGTCAgcctgtgtgtctgtgtccaGCTGTCGGTCTGTCTGTCAGTCTGTctgtcccagagcagctctctgtCAGTGTTCAGAGGAGCTGTCAGTCTGTCTGTCCGTGCGCAGCTGTCAGTCTGTCTGTCcgtgtccagagcagctgtcagTCTGTGTGTCCATGCCcagctgtctgtctgtcagtctgtctgtgtgtcccagAGGAGCTCTCTGTCAGCCTGTGTGTCCGTGCCCAGCTGTGTGTGTCTCAGTGTTCAGAGCAGCTGTCAGTCTGTGTGACCGTGTccagctgtctgtctgtctgtccagaGGAGCTGTCTGTCAGTCTGTCTGTCcgtgtccagagcagctgtcagtcagtctgtctgtctgtgcagaGGAGTACACGTGCCTGTGGCAGGGCTGCGGGTTCTGCTGCCCGGAGAGCCCGGCCGAGCTGCTGCGCCACGTGCTGTTCCACTGCTACCACACCAAGCTGAAGCAGTGGGGGCTGCGcgccctgcagggccagccccagctcagcccctgccagctgGGCTGCCACAGCAGGAACATCATCCCCGACATCCAGGAGGGCTTCCTGTGCCTCTGGGAGTACTGCGAG AGGTCCTTTGACAACCCCGAGTGGTTCTACCGGCACGTGGAGGATCACAGCTTCTGCTCCGAGTAcaaggcagcaggcaaggagAACCACGTGCTGCTCTGCGGCTGGAAAG ACTGCAACTGCAGCTTCAAGGGCCGCTGCAAGCTGCGGGAGCACCTGCGCAGCCACACGCAGGAGAAGGTGGTGGCCTGTCCCACCTGTGGGGGGATGTTTGCCAACAACACCAAGTTCTTCGACCACATCCGCCGCCAGACTGCCCTGGAGG agcagaggttTCAGTGCTCCCACTGCTCCAAGAGGTTTGCCACCGAGCGGCTGCTCCGCGACCACATGAGGAACCAcg TGAACCACTACAAGTGCCCCCTGTGTGACATGACCTGCCCGCTGCCCTCCTCGCTGCGCAACCACATCCGCTTCCGGCACAGCGAGGAGCGCCCCTTCAAGTGTGACTACTGTGACTACAG CTGCAAGAACCTCATTGACCTGCGGAAGCACCTGGACACGCACAGCAAGGAGCCGGCGTACCGCTGCGAGTTCGAGGCCTGCAGCTTCTCTGCCCGCTCCCTCTGCTCCATCAAACTGCACTACAGGAAGGTCCACGAG GGTGACTCCGAGCCCCGGTACAAGTGCCACGTGTGTGACAAGTGCTTCACACGGGGGAACAACCTCACTGTCCACCTCAGGAAGAAGCACCAGTTCAAATGGCCCTCGGGACATCCTCGCTTCAG GTACAGGGAGCACGAGGATGGCTACATGAGGCTGCAGCTGGTGCGCTACGAGAGCGTGGagctcacagagcagctgctcaaGGACAGGGAGAGGCGTGGGGAGGCTCTGGATGGCTCCAGCGAGTGCGTGGTGCTGCCTGAGGGCGAGGGCAACCTGCAGGGCATCCTTCTGGAGCCTGCAGCAAACCCTGCCCCAGCAGAGAACAGCACATCAGAGCTGCCTgcgcccccagccctgtgctctgctcccagccctgagccagcacggcccagccccatcccaggagcttcctcctcctcctcctcagagcaaggaggcagcagcaccagcagccccatCATCCGTGTGGTGAGCAGGACCAACGAGCAGGGCCAGAGTGAGACTGTCTATTACGTGCTGGCCAGCACAGCCTCAGAGCAGCAGGCCACAGCAGCCCCGGgcctggagctggaggagaaCGTCATGGACAGGCTGCAGAAaacagctgaggagctgggcaTCCAGATCCTGTGA
- the LOC135285434 gene encoding CUB and sushi domain-containing protein 3-like, whose protein sequence is MVSLSLLAPAELDTYWSGTAPICLGGCKGRHKELKRSQCGNGSCCWLGYKSFCRVNCGRPEADFNSVVHGNDWWVGSVVRYSCRPGFVLLGDPASACQPDGRWTPKPSCLRICLRGRIEISERELTGGCSSSCGSPAPPGAALSRGCIRVSACATKLSGWPRWFQRCDICECDCHVPCGASR, encoded by the exons ATGGTGTcgctgtccctgctggccccggCAGAGCTGGACACGTACTGGTCTGGCACGGCGCCCATCTgcctggggggctgcaagggGCGGCACAAGGAGCTGAAGAGGAGCCAGTGCGGGAacggcagctgctgctggctgggctaCAAGTCCTTCTGCAGAG TGAACTGCGGGCGGCCCGAGGCGGATTTTAACTCGGTGGTGCACGGCAACGACTGGTGGGTGGGCTCCGTGGTGCGCTACAGCTGCCGGCCCGGCTTCGTGCTGCTGGGGGACCCCGCCAGCGCCTGCCAGCCCGATGGCCGCTGGACCCCCAAGCCCTCCTGCCTCC GGATCTGCCTGCGCGGCCGCATCGAGATCAGCGAGCGGGAGCTGACCGGAGGCTGCTCCTCGTCCTGCGGCAGCCCCGCGCCCCCGGGAGCCGCCCTCAGCCGAGGATGCATCAGGGTCTCCGCCTGTGCCACCAAGCTGTCGGGCTGGCCCCGCTGGTTCCAGCGCTGTGACATCTGCGAGTGCGACTGCCACGTGCCCTGCG GTGCTTCCAGGTAG